A stretch of DNA from Fastidiosipila sp.:
CTACGCCTTTGAACGTCCGGGCGACACTCTTTACCGCCTCGGGCGGGACATCGCCGGCAGTCGCAGCCGCCGCGGCCAGGATGTTCTCGAGATTGAAAGTTCCGGGCAGGATCACTTCCTGTTCGCTGACCAGGAGATCCGGACTGCTTCCCGGTCTTTGCAGCCAGAGTCGGCCCTCTTCACGCCAGGCTGTGATAAGCTGGCCGGCCTCTTTCCGGTTGAACCACCGGAGCTCTCCCTTGGCCTCGTTCTGAAAGGATGAGGACAGAGGGTCGTGGGCGTTGAGAACTAGGATATCCAGGATTCCCTGGGCCCGGTAGATATTTTTTTTGGCCTCTACGTATTCATCAAAATCCCTGTGGAAATCGAGATGGTTGGGAACGATATGGGTAATGACCGCGCGGTGGATCAAAGGCAGCATGTCCATGAGCTGGAAGCTGGACAGCTCGAGCACCACCCGGTCTGAAGCCTTGATCTTTTCAATTTGATCCAGAAGAGGCAAGCCGATGTTCCCGCCGGTGAAGACCCGGTGGCCGCCGGCTTCCAGGATGAGGCCGATCAGGGTCGTGGTTGTCGTCTTTCCATCGCTGCCGGTGACTGCGTAAATGGGAGCCGGGCAAAGCTCGGCAAACAAGGCAATTTCAGATGTAATGACTGCTCCCTTTTGGCGCTCGCGGATTAGCTGGCTCAGGTCAGGCTTCATTTTGGGGGTGCGGAAGATCAGATCGAAGCCTGTCAGCTTGTCAAGATAGCTTTCGCCCGTGTGCCAGGTGACCTGGACACCCTGTAATGACAAGTTGTCCTGTATGGCTTTAAGCCTTGGGTCAGCGGGATCCATCCTGTCAAATACGGTGATGTCAGAGTTGAGGGGATGGAGCCATCTTATCAGGGGACGGTTGCTGATACCGGCACCGATCACAGCGACACGCTTGCCTGAAAGAAATTGCTTGAAATTGTCAAGATTTGTTTTCATGACCGATAAGCCCCAGCTTTCTTTATAGCACGAGCAGGGCCAGCCTGTAGGCAAGCCAGGCAATCACCCAGGCAAAACCTGTCTGGTAGAAAACAATCAACATGAAACCTCCGCGTTTGAGACTGAGCTCGCGGCTCATGACGGTGACAGCCGCAGCACAGGGCGTGTAAAGGAGGATGAAAACCAGGAAGGCGATGGCAGCGGGAACAGTGAAAAGCTGGGACAGGGCGATCTGGAGGGTCGGCGCTGTTGCCGCCGTCGCGACCGAAAGAGCACTGATGACCACTTCCTTGGCAGTGAAACCTGCGATCAGGGCACTGGTGACCGCCCAGCTGTTAAAACCAAGCGGGGCAAAAATGGGGCTGATCCAGCGGGCTGCTGTCGCCAGCATACTGGTCTCGGGGGAAGCCGCGGGGAAAAGGCGGAAATCAAAGCTTTGAAAGAACCAGATAATCAGGGTGACCAGCATGATAATGGTAAATGCCCGGTAGAAAAATTCCTTGGCATGGCGCCAAACCAGCTTGCCAAGCGAGATCAGGGAGGGAAAGCGGTAAAGGGGCAGCTCCAGAATAAAGGGGGAGGGTTCGCCTTTGAAGAGGGTCCGGCGGAGCGCCAGTGCGGTGACAATGGCCAACAGCATTCCCAGGACGTAGAGCCCGAGCACCACCAGGGTAACCCGGCCAGGAAATAATGTTCGGGCAATGAGTCCGTAAACGGGAACCTTGGCCGAGCAGCTCATGAAGGGGATCAGGAGGGTGGTCAGGTAGCGATCGCGCTTGGTCGGCAGGGTCCGGGTTGCCATTACCGCCGGTACTGAACAGCCAAAACCCAGTAGCATGGGAACCATGCTTGCGCCAGACAGGCCGATGTGGCGGAGAAGGCGATCCATCATGAAGGCGACGCGCGCCATGTAGCCGCTGTCTTCCAGGGTGGATAAGAGGAAGAAAAGCAGGAGGATCATGGGCAGGAATTCCACCACGCTGCCTACTCCTGAGAAAATGCCGTCAACGATGGCGGATTGTATAATGGGATTCATTCCCACAGATGCCATGGCCCGTCCAACCGCGTCACCGGCCAGGCCGATCAGTTCAGCGAATCCCTCGCTCAAAAAACTGCCCGGAGGTCCGAAAGTAATCCAGAAAACCGCTGCCATGATGGCGAAAAATATGGGGATGCCCAGGTATTTATGGACCAGGACGCGGTCAAGCGTCCGGCTGAAAGTCGGGACTTCCTCATAGCTGGGGTATTCGCAGACCAGCACCTTTTCTTCGATTCCGGAAATGAATTCATAGCGCATATCGGCTACAGCAGCCCACCGGTCAGTACCGCTTTCGCGTTCAAGCTCGATGACAATGTGCTCGATCGCGTCCAATTCATTCTGGTTCAGGCCCAGCTTGGGGATGAATAATTCATCGCTTTCCACAAGTTTGGTGGCGGCGAAACGGGGTGTAACATGAAGTTTTTCGGCGTGATCTTCAATCAGGGCGGCGATGGAGTGAATGGCGCGATGGACAGTGCCGGTGCAAAGATCGGGGTTCTTGGGCTTGACCTTGTTCTTAGCTGTTTCGACGGAGATGCGGGAGTATTCTGAAACGCCCTTGTTCTGACTGGCAGAGATAGCGACAACAGGTATTCCCAGCTCCTGCTGGAGCTGTTCCACATCGATCTGGCGTCCCAGAGCCGGCATCTCATCAATCATGTTCAGGGCTAAGGTCATGGGGATGTCCAACTCAATCAGCTGGAGGGTCAGATAGAGCCCCCGTTCCAAGCTGGTGGCGTCGACAATATTCATGATCAGGTCCGGCTTTTCCTCGATCAAAAAATCCCGGCTGATGATTTCTTCCGGAGAGTAGGGGGAGAGGGAGTAAATGCCGGGGAGATCGACAATGGTGCATTCCGGATGGTTTCGTATCCGGCCCTCCACGCGCTCAACGGTCACGCCCGGGTAGTTGGACACTTGCTGGTCACTTCCGGTCAAGCGGTTGAAAAGAGTGGTTTTTCCTGAATTTTGATTGCCCATCAGGGCAAAGATCAATTTCTCCTGCGCCATCGCCACCTTCTTTTCCTCCGTCCCCCTTCGCTGCGGATACAGGCGGGGTCTCCCGGCCAGCATCCGGGTGCTCGATAAGCGCAGGCGCGTGTACAGGTATCGGTACAAAAGGTGAGCGGTTCGATCTCGATGTCCCTGGCTGATTCCCGCCGCAGGGACAGTCTATAACCGCGCAGGCAGAGCTGCATGGGATCTCCCAGGGGAGCCATGCGGACCAACTTGACAATGGTTCCGGGCGTCAGCCCCATGTCAAGCAGCCGGCGCCTCAATTCGCCGTTTCCGTGGATGCGGACGATACGGGCACATTGATCGATGGTTAATTCGTGAAGGAACATGGAAAAACTGCTCACTCCTTAAGATTCACTCGCCTTGAAAATTATAGGACAAGGAGGAGGAACTGGCAAACACAAAGGATGCGGCCAAGGTCTGCGACAGGCCCCTATCTTTGAATTTTTGCCACATTCAGACATAAGAGCTGTGATAAAATACAATCCATGAAACCAGAAATTAGTGTCTATGGTGCACGTGAACATAACCTGAAAAATATTGATGTCCATATCCCCCGAAACAAGCTGGTGGTGCTGACCGGCATTTCCGGCTCGGGTAAGTCGTCGCTGGCATTCGATACCATTTACGCCGAAGGGCAGCGCCGCTATGTTGAGTCGCTTTCATCTTATGCCCGCCAATTTCTGGGGCAGGTGCAGAAGCCGGATGTCGATCGGATTGACGGTTTGTCGCCAGCCATTGCCATTGACCAGAAAACAACCAGCCGCAATCCGCGTTCCACCGTCGGCACGGTGACCGAAATCTACGATTACCTGCGCCTGCTCTACGCGCGCGTTGGCACACCGCATTGCCCGGTCTGCGGCAAGGAGATTGAGCGGCAGACGGTGGATCAGATCACCGATGCCATCATGTCGAGGCCTGACGGAACGCGGCTGACCCTCCTGGCACCGGTTGTGCGCGACCGCAAGGGCGAGCATGCACGTTTGCTGGAAAGGTTGCAGTCGCAGGGCTTTGTCCGGGTTCGCATCGACGGGGAAATGATGGAACTTCATTCGGATATGGAGCTCGCCTCCAACAAAAAGCATTCGATTGAAGTGGTTGTAGACCGCCTTGTCCGGAGAGAAGGGATTGAAAACAGGTTGGCGGACTCGGTCGAAACAGCACTTGAGCTGGCAGACGACCTGGTCATTGTCCGTTTTGATGAACCGGAGGAAGCAGGAGGGGCCGGAAAGGTAAGCGAACAGATATTTTCACAGAAACTGGCCTGCACCGACTGCCAGATCAGCCTGGGCGAACTCTCACCCCGCATGTTCAGCTTCAACAATCCCTACGGGGCCTGTCCTGAATGCACGGGGCTGGGTGAACGGACGCATTTTGCAGCCGAATTCGTTATCGGGGACCCCGATCTTTCTATCAAGGGCGGAGCGATAGACGTCACCGGCTTTCACTTTACGGATGAATCAAGCTGGTCCTACTGCCACGTAGAGGCACTGGCGGAAAAATACGGCTTTTCGCTTGAAACCCCCTGGAAAGATCTGTCTGCCAGAGCGCAGGACCTCATGCTCTTCGGCAACAATGGGGAAGAGATTGTCGTCGATACCAGCCGGACCCGCTACAACAAGGGCAGGCCCTACCACACAAGCTGGGAGGGCGTTATCCCCATCCTGGAACGCCGTTACAACGAAACGTCCTCGCCTGAAATGAAAGAATATTATCATCGCTACATGCGGGTGACTCCCTGCCCGGTCTGCCAGGGGGCCAGGCTCCGGCCTGAAGTGCTGGCGGTGACGGTTGGTGGTAAAAACATTCACCAGGTCACACATTTTTCGATCTCGGGCGCCCACGAGTTTTTCAGTTCGCTGGTCTTTCCCGCCGCAAAGGATCATATCGCGCGTCCCGTTATGCGTGAACTACTGGCCCGGCTGCACTTTCTTCTGGATGTGGGGCTCGACTACCTGACCCTGGCACGCTCCTCAGGAACCCTGTCAGGCGGCGAGTCTCAGCGGATCAGGCTTGCGACCCAGATCGGAGCCGGTTTGACGGGCGTTCTCTACGTGCTGGATGAGCCCAGTATCGGTCTTCATCAGCGTGACAATATCCGGCTTCTCGAAACCTTGAAAAATCTGCGCGACCTGGGTAACACTGTCCTGGTGGTCGAACACGACGAGGAGACCATCTGGGAAGCCGATCATGTGATTGACATCGGCCCGGGAGCAGGCATCCATGGGGGGCGCATCGTCGCTGAGGGGAGGCCGGATGACATCGCCCGCAATGGTGACTCCATTACGGGCCAGTATCTGTCGGGGCGGAAACGAATTCCCGTCCCGCCTGTCAGACGCCCGGCCGATCAGGGTTTTCTGACCATTCGCGGAGCCCGTGAAAACAATCTCAAAAACTTTGATCTGGATCTTCCGCTTGGTGTCATGACCTGCGTAACAGGTGTGTCAGGTTCGGGCAAAAGCTCGCTGGTCAACAATATCCTGCTAAAAAAGCTGGAAAGCGAGCTTAACAGGTCCAGGCGTGTAATCGGCCGGGTTGACTCGGTTGAGGGAATCAGCCAGCTGGATAAGGTCATCGCCATCGACCAGACACCCATCGGCCGGACGCCGCGGTCGAATCCCGCGACCTACACGTCGACCTTCGATCTGATCCGATCGCTTTTTGCTGAAACGCCGGCAGCCAAGCAGCGGGGTTACAAACCAGGCCGCTTCAGTTTCAACGTGAAGGGCGGCCGTTGCGAGGCCTGTTCGGGAAATGGGGTCAACCGGATTGAGATGCACTTTTTGCCGGATGTCTTTGTGACTTGTGACGTCTGTCACGGCAAGCGCTACAACAGGGAGACCCTTGAAGTGCTCTACAAGGGGAAAAACATCAGCGATGTTCTGGATATGACGGTCAGCGAAGCGCTTGATTTCTTCAGCAATATTCCTGCCATTACAAGAAAGCTTCAGACACTTGAGGATGTCGGGCTGGGCTACATCAAGCTGGGGCAGTCGTCGACCGAACTGTCAGGCGGCGAGGCCCAGCGGGTCAAACTGGCTTTTGAGCTTTCAAAACGGAGTACCGGCAAAACTTTGATTATCCTCGATGAACCGACAACGGGGCTTCATGCTGCCGATGTCCACCGTCTGACAGGTATTCTGCAAAGGCTGGTTTCCGCCGGTAACACAGTCATTGTCATCGAACATAATCTGGATGTCATCAAGACTGCCGATTACATTGTTGATCTGGGACCAGAAGGGGGTGACCGCGGCGGCCAGGTCATCGCGACCGGCACCCCGGAGGAAGTTGCCGCCTGTCCCGGCTCCTTCACAGGGCTCTACCTTGAATCGATTCTGAATCGGGAACTGGCTTACAGCGGCATGAAAAACAAGCCCTGTTCTTGTGAAGAGAGTGCCTGATCCCTTATGATAGACATGGGAGTATTTTAACAGGAAACAAAAATAAATGAGTAAGTGTTCAATTTGCAATAAAAATGAAGCGGCCATTTTCACGACCCGCTATGAGGACGGCCAGGCGCGCATGGATGGAATTTGCCTGAAATGCGCATTTGAGTCTGATCTTCCCGGCCTTGATCAGCTCTTTTCCCGGGCCGGCATCACCGAAGATAACATTGATGAGATCACAGCCCGGATGAACGAGGTCCTGGCCGGCATATCCGCGAAGAATCCCGAAGA
This window harbors:
- a CDS encoding UDP-N-acetylmuramoyl-L-alanine--D-glutamate ligase translates to MKTNLDNFKQFLSGKRVAVIGAGISNRPLIRWLHPLNSDITVFDRMDPADPRLKAIQDNLSLQGVQVTWHTGESYLDKLTGFDLIFRTPKMKPDLSQLIRERQKGAVITSEIALFAELCPAPIYAVTGSDGKTTTTTLIGLILEAGGHRVFTGGNIGLPLLDQIEKIKASDRVVLELSSFQLMDMLPLIHRAVITHIVPNHLDFHRDFDEYVEAKKNIYRAQGILDILVLNAHDPLSSSFQNEAKGELRWFNRKEAGQLITAWREEGRLWLQRPGSSPDLLVSEQEVILPGTFNLENILAAAAATAGDVPPEAVKSVARTFKGVEHRMEWIRELDGVRWFNSSADSSPDRTKKTLEAFRDRKDPLILITGGQDKNCDYKGLGRSMVEASRRIILCGQNAGLILQALKEESASAGIPFGDLHISHADSYREAVRMAQALARPGDAVLLSPAGTSYDQFQNFDERGRCFKDLVKELHARP
- the uvrA gene encoding excinuclease ABC subunit UvrA → MKPEISVYGAREHNLKNIDVHIPRNKLVVLTGISGSGKSSLAFDTIYAEGQRRYVESLSSYARQFLGQVQKPDVDRIDGLSPAIAIDQKTTSRNPRSTVGTVTEIYDYLRLLYARVGTPHCPVCGKEIERQTVDQITDAIMSRPDGTRLTLLAPVVRDRKGEHARLLERLQSQGFVRVRIDGEMMELHSDMELASNKKHSIEVVVDRLVRREGIENRLADSVETALELADDLVIVRFDEPEEAGGAGKVSEQIFSQKLACTDCQISLGELSPRMFSFNNPYGACPECTGLGERTHFAAEFVIGDPDLSIKGGAIDVTGFHFTDESSWSYCHVEALAEKYGFSLETPWKDLSARAQDLMLFGNNGEEIVVDTSRTRYNKGRPYHTSWEGVIPILERRYNETSSPEMKEYYHRYMRVTPCPVCQGARLRPEVLAVTVGGKNIHQVTHFSISGAHEFFSSLVFPAAKDHIARPVMRELLARLHFLLDVGLDYLTLARSSGTLSGGESQRIRLATQIGAGLTGVLYVLDEPSIGLHQRDNIRLLETLKNLRDLGNTVLVVEHDEETIWEADHVIDIGPGAGIHGGRIVAEGRPDDIARNGDSITGQYLSGRKRIPVPPVRRPADQGFLTIRGARENNLKNFDLDLPLGVMTCVTGVSGSGKSSLVNNILLKKLESELNRSRRVIGRVDSVEGISQLDKVIAIDQTPIGRTPRSNPATYTSTFDLIRSLFAETPAAKQRGYKPGRFSFNVKGGRCEACSGNGVNRIEMHFLPDVFVTCDVCHGKRYNRETLEVLYKGKNISDVLDMTVSEALDFFSNIPAITRKLQTLEDVGLGYIKLGQSSTELSGGEAQRVKLAFELSKRSTGKTLIILDEPTTGLHAADVHRLTGILQRLVSAGNTVIVIEHNLDVIKTADYIVDLGPEGGDRGGQVIATGTPEEVAACPGSFTGLYLESILNRELAYSGMKNKPCSCEESA
- the feoB gene encoding ferrous iron transport protein B; translation: MIFALMGNQNSGKTTLFNRLTGSDQQVSNYPGVTVERVEGRIRNHPECTIVDLPGIYSLSPYSPEEIISRDFLIEEKPDLIMNIVDATSLERGLYLTLQLIELDIPMTLALNMIDEMPALGRQIDVEQLQQELGIPVVAISASQNKGVSEYSRISVETAKNKVKPKNPDLCTGTVHRAIHSIAALIEDHAEKLHVTPRFAATKLVESDELFIPKLGLNQNELDAIEHIVIELERESGTDRWAAVADMRYEFISGIEEKVLVCEYPSYEEVPTFSRTLDRVLVHKYLGIPIFFAIMAAVFWITFGPPGSFLSEGFAELIGLAGDAVGRAMASVGMNPIIQSAIVDGIFSGVGSVVEFLPMILLLFFLLSTLEDSGYMARVAFMMDRLLRHIGLSGASMVPMLLGFGCSVPAVMATRTLPTKRDRYLTTLLIPFMSCSAKVPVYGLIARTLFPGRVTLVVLGLYVLGMLLAIVTALALRRTLFKGEPSPFILELPLYRFPSLISLGKLVWRHAKEFFYRAFTIIMLVTLIIWFFQSFDFRLFPAASPETSMLATAARWISPIFAPLGFNSWAVTSALIAGFTAKEVVISALSVATAATAPTLQIALSQLFTVPAAIAFLVFILLYTPCAAAVTVMSRELSLKRGGFMLIVFYQTGFAWVIAWLAYRLALLVL
- a CDS encoding ferrous iron transport protein A, with translation MFLHELTIDQCARIVRIHGNGELRRRLLDMGLTPGTIVKLVRMAPLGDPMQLCLRGYRLSLRRESARDIEIEPLTFCTDTCTRACAYRAPGCWPGDPACIRSEGGRRKRRWRWRRRN